The Collinsella aerofaciens genomic interval CGCTGACCGCTTCGGGTACATCCGCCGGCTGTGACGGGTCGCCGCCGGGCCCGTGCGAACAAAGGTTAAGAGGTTCATCGCACATGAATCAGTGTTGCTCCTTTCTTTAGTTAGGTAGTGGAATTGTTTTGTGCCTAACCAATTTAGGAGTGTGAGAAATCAATGTCAAGGTGCCAAACTTATTAAGTTACGGCGTTTTGCCAAACGCCGTAACCGCTCGACGCTGCAAACGCTCCTAAGCGGCAATCTGGCGTTCAATCGTCGGGCATGGCCACAAGGCCTATGCCCTCCTCTTTCACGCCACCTTGCTCGCTTAGGAACGTTTTCGCTGTCCGTCCTCAACCTGTGATTCCGCCACGGTCCGTTTCGGTGCATGCAATCCCTTGGGGACGGAGGAAAAGGGATCATTTTCCGTAACCTTTCCGCAACAATTTACCCTTCGCGCTGCTCGACTCCGCTCACAACGTCCCCTGCGCTACACTTAGTCGCACTGTGGCGCTGCTGCGCCGTGCCCGAACCAAGGGAGACCCTCATGAAGAACACTCAGCTGCTGCTGATCAACGATATGTGCGGCTACGGCAAGGTCGCGCTTTCCGCCATGCTGCCGGTGCTGTCGCACATGGGCTACCGCATCCACAACCTGCCGACGGCACTTGTGTCCGATACGCTCAACTATCCCAAGTTCTACATCCACGACACCACCGAGTACGTGCGCCAGAGCCTCGCCATCTGGGAGGAGCTCGGCTTTGAGTTCGACGCCATCTCTACCGGCTTTATCGTGACCGAGGAAGAGACGCGCATCATTTCGGACTTCTGCCACCGTCGCGCGCAAAAGGGTACCAAGGTGTTCGTCGACCCCATCATGGGCGACAACGGCAAGCTCTACGCCGGCGTGCCCGAGTCCACGATCGGTCTCATGCGCAGCCTGCTCGAGTGCGCCGACTATGCGGTGCCAAACTACACCGAGGCGTGCCTGCTCACCGATACGCCCATTGCCGAGCAAATCACGCCCGATGAGGGCCGCACTCTTGTGGATGCCGTGCGTGCCCTGG includes:
- a CDS encoding PfkB family carbohydrate kinase is translated as MKNTQLLLINDMCGYGKVALSAMLPVLSHMGYRIHNLPTALVSDTLNYPKFYIHDTTEYVRQSLAIWEELGFEFDAISTGFIVTEEETRIISDFCHRRAQKGTKVFVDPIMGDNGKLYAGVPESTIGLMRSLLECADYAVPNYTEACLLTDTPIAEQITPDEGRTLVDAVRALGAKSVVITSAVVDGANVVIGYDHVAGEHFTIPFELIPVYFPGTGDTFSAVLVGRVMAGWSLQRATSDAMRVVAGLIERNADQEDKSAGLPIEACLDVIDHE